In a single window of the Orbaceae bacterium lpD04 genome:
- the mukE gene encoding chromosome partition protein MukE, with the protein MSSIHTEKDFDLETDASLNDVIDRIAGTSQAKLDKYMPVKLAQAIANSLFPELDSSLRSGRHIGIDELDNHAFLMDYQPELEQFYGRYNVELVRAPEGFFYLRPRSTTFIPRSVLSELDMLVGKVLCYLYLSPERLAHEGIFTLQDLHEELMSLADESKLLKLVNQRSTGSDLDKQKLYDKVKTSLNRLRRLGMVFFIVGNDSSKFRINEAIFRFGADVRSSDDMQEAQLRLIRDGEAMTIESSLSLADSDENDANEEIEE; encoded by the coding sequence ATGTCATCAATTCATACTGAAAAAGATTTTGATCTTGAAACGGATGCCTCACTTAACGATGTGATTGATCGCATCGCAGGCACATCTCAAGCTAAGCTGGATAAATATATGCCAGTTAAATTAGCCCAAGCAATAGCCAATTCGCTATTTCCTGAGCTCGATAGTTCATTACGTAGTGGGCGTCATATCGGTATCGATGAACTCGATAATCACGCATTTTTAATGGATTACCAGCCAGAACTTGAACAGTTTTATGGGCGTTATAATGTTGAATTAGTTCGTGCGCCAGAAGGGTTTTTCTATTTAAGACCGCGCTCAACGACATTTATTCCGCGCTCAGTATTATCTGAACTCGATATGCTCGTTGGAAAGGTACTTTGCTACCTTTATCTTAGCCCTGAAAGGCTGGCTCATGAGGGGATTTTTACTCTGCAAGATCTGCATGAAGAGCTGATGTCTTTAGCTGATGAAAGCAAACTCCTTAAATTGGTCAATCAGCGATCGACTGGGTCAGATTTAGATAAGCAAAAATTATACGATAAAGTGAAAACATCATTAAACCGTTTACGTCGTTTGGGGATGGTATTTTTCATTGTTGGTAACGACAGTAGTAAATTTCGCATTAACGAAGCTATTTTCCGCTTTGGTGCTGATGTACGTAGTAGCGATGATATGCAAGAAGCGCAATTACGCCTAATTCGTGATGGTGAAGCAATGACCATTGAATCATCGTTATCTTTAGCGGATAGTGATGAGAATGATGCTAATGAGGAGATAGAGGAATAG
- the mukB gene encoding chromosome partition protein MukB yields MIGHGKFHSLTLVNWNGFFARTFELNELVTTLSGGNGAGKSTTMAAFVTALIPDLTLLHFRNTTEAGATGGSRDKGLHGKLKPGVCYSLLDVINSRNQRIICGVRLQQIAGRDKKVDIKPFIIQGVENSIAPTDLVTERLNDRQARILSLAELKDKLENTDGVIFKQFNSISDYHSLMFDFGVLPKRLRSSSDRSKYYRLIEASLYGGISSAITRSLRDYLLPENGGVRKAFQDMEAALRENRMTLEAIRVTQSDRDLFKHLISESTNYVAADYMRHANERRVHIESVLGLRRDLFNTKQQLTDNQYRHIEMAKELQENTEAQSGLDMDYQSANDHLNLVQTAFRQQEKIDHYQIDIDELNEKLIEQTEIVEQAREQHLTYQEQAESTEQEVDEIKTQLADYQQALDVQQTRAIQYQQALQALENAKKLCHLPKLAASDADQQLAIFTEKEAEITETVLQLEQKLSVADAAVNQFDRAYQLVIKLVGDVTRSQAWQAARDELKAWPSQSYQAQKAESLQLQLNELEQRFFEQKAAQELLSQFCKRIGRKVDYEELDELRQTLEATLDENALIAGESSEKRIAIRQELEQIQVKIADYRQKAPNWLKAQDALIALREQADAPLSSSGQVTEYMQKLLEQERSLTVDRDRVIARRDQLDEQITKLNQPNGADDSRLSILAERFNGVLLSEIYEDVTIDDAPFFSALYGPSRQAIVVPDLTLVKSQLDNLDDCPDDLYFIEGDPASFDDSVFESEELTKAVLVKSGDRQWRYSRFPQVPLFGRAAREKHLDKLTDERDELHERYANLSFDLQKVQRIEQNFSQFIGQYLGTAFEVDPEAESQKLSARRNEIERDLNNQQTVDKQNQQQVIDLKEQLNLLNKLTNHLHLLADDDLADRVDELREQLIDSQTAVNYVSKNQKIIAELEPLVAVLQSDPEQNESLQQNYNEIKLKQREIKQQVFALTEVIQRRAHFSYADSVGMLGENSDLNDKLRKRLETVEKDRVDARNKMRQYQEQYNQYNQTLASLKSAFDTKRDMLNDLKKEIEQIGVKADALTEERARLRRDEIHQKVNQNRQLCSSLEKQLVMCENEMTQLTKKLRQVEKDYQALREQVVQAKAGWCIVLRLVKDNGVERRLHRRELAYLSADELRSMSDKALGSLRLAVADNEHLRDVLRMSEDPKRPERKIQFYIAVYAHLRERIRQDIVKTNDPIEAIEQMEIELSRLTEELTSREQQLAISSKSVANIIRKTIQREQNRIRMLNQGLQAVAFGQVHGVRLNVNIREAHATLLSALADQHDDHQDLFSNNRITFSEALAKLYQRLNPQIDMGQRTAQTIGEELLDYRNYLELDVEVHRGADGWLRAESGALSTGEAIGTGMSILLMVIQSWEEESKRLRSKDIVPCRLLFLDEAARLDAKSIATLFELCDKLEMQLIIAAPENISPEKGTTYKLVRKVVDNNEFVHVVGLKGFA; encoded by the coding sequence ATGATAGGTCACGGTAAATTTCACTCATTAACATTAGTTAACTGGAATGGGTTTTTCGCTCGTACTTTTGAACTTAATGAACTTGTTACAACATTATCAGGTGGTAATGGTGCTGGTAAATCGACGACGATGGCAGCATTTGTTACGGCATTAATCCCTGATTTAACATTATTGCATTTTAGGAACACAACTGAAGCGGGTGCAACGGGTGGATCACGCGATAAAGGTTTACATGGTAAGTTAAAGCCTGGTGTTTGTTATTCATTACTTGATGTTATCAACTCACGTAATCAGCGAATTATTTGCGGCGTAAGATTACAGCAAATCGCAGGGCGTGATAAAAAAGTTGATATCAAACCATTTATTATTCAAGGCGTTGAAAATAGTATTGCGCCAACTGATTTAGTCACCGAGCGCCTAAATGATAGGCAAGCGCGTATTTTGTCATTAGCCGAATTAAAAGATAAGCTAGAAAATACCGATGGCGTTATTTTTAAACAGTTTAATTCGATTAGCGATTACCATTCATTAATGTTTGATTTTGGTGTACTGCCAAAACGCCTTCGCTCTTCATCTGATCGTAGTAAATATTATCGTTTAATCGAAGCATCATTATATGGTGGGATCTCAAGTGCGATAACTCGTTCACTGCGCGATTATTTATTGCCAGAAAACGGCGGTGTGCGTAAAGCTTTCCAAGATATGGAGGCGGCGCTACGCGAAAACAGAATGACGCTTGAAGCGATTAGGGTAACTCAATCAGATCGTGATTTATTTAAACACTTAATTTCAGAGTCAACCAATTATGTTGCTGCTGATTATATGCGCCATGCTAATGAAAGGCGCGTTCATATTGAGTCAGTACTTGGTTTACGCCGTGATTTATTTAATACAAAGCAGCAATTGACCGACAATCAGTATCGCCACATTGAAATGGCAAAAGAGTTACAAGAAAATACCGAAGCTCAATCTGGCCTTGATATGGATTATCAATCAGCTAATGATCATCTTAATTTGGTACAAACGGCATTTCGTCAGCAAGAAAAAATTGACCATTACCAAATTGATATTGATGAACTCAATGAGAAGTTAATTGAACAAACTGAAATTGTTGAACAAGCTAGAGAGCAGCATCTAACCTATCAAGAGCAAGCAGAATCAACCGAACAAGAGGTTGATGAAATTAAAACCCAATTAGCCGATTATCAACAAGCACTTGATGTTCAGCAAACAAGGGCGATTCAATATCAGCAGGCCCTACAAGCATTAGAAAACGCTAAAAAATTGTGTCATTTACCTAAATTGGCCGCCAGCGATGCAGATCAACAATTAGCCATTTTCACTGAGAAAGAAGCGGAAATTACTGAAACGGTTTTACAGTTAGAACAAAAACTCAGTGTTGCTGATGCCGCAGTTAACCAATTTGACCGTGCTTATCAATTAGTGATTAAATTAGTTGGTGACGTTACGCGTAGCCAAGCATGGCAAGCTGCTCGTGATGAGTTAAAAGCTTGGCCATCACAAAGTTATCAAGCACAAAAAGCAGAGAGTTTACAATTACAACTTAATGAACTTGAGCAGCGCTTTTTTGAACAAAAAGCGGCGCAAGAGTTACTAAGCCAGTTCTGTAAACGCATAGGCCGTAAAGTCGATTATGAAGAACTTGATGAACTAAGGCAAACATTAGAAGCGACACTTGATGAAAATGCACTGATCGCAGGTGAGTCGAGTGAAAAGCGTATTGCTATTCGTCAAGAGTTAGAACAAATTCAAGTTAAAATTGCTGATTATCGTCAAAAAGCACCGAATTGGTTAAAAGCACAAGATGCCTTAATTGCGCTACGTGAACAAGCTGATGCACCATTAAGCTCGAGCGGTCAAGTGACCGAATATATGCAAAAGCTGCTAGAGCAAGAGCGCAGCCTTACCGTTGATCGTGATCGCGTTATTGCTCGCCGAGATCAGCTTGATGAACAAATAACCAAGCTTAATCAGCCTAATGGCGCTGATGATAGCCGTTTAAGTATACTTGCTGAGCGATTTAATGGCGTTTTGCTGTCTGAAATTTATGAAGATGTTACTATCGATGATGCACCTTTCTTCTCGGCACTTTATGGGCCGTCACGTCAGGCGATAGTTGTACCTGATTTAACATTAGTTAAAAGTCAGCTAGATAATTTAGATGATTGCCCTGATGATCTTTATTTTATTGAGGGAGATCCAGCCTCGTTTGATGATAGCGTATTTGAAAGTGAAGAGCTAACCAAGGCGGTACTCGTTAAATCGGGTGATAGGCAATGGCGTTATTCACGTTTCCCGCAAGTGCCTTTATTTGGCCGCGCAGCGCGTGAAAAACATTTAGATAAATTGACAGATGAACGTGATGAGCTGCATGAACGTTATGCAAACTTATCATTTGATTTACAAAAAGTACAACGCATTGAACAAAACTTTAGTCAATTTATTGGCCAATATTTAGGTACCGCTTTTGAGGTTGATCCCGAGGCAGAAAGTCAAAAATTATCTGCACGGCGCAATGAAATTGAACGTGATTTAAATAATCAACAAACAGTTGATAAACAAAACCAGCAGCAGGTTATTGATTTAAAAGAGCAGTTAAATCTCCTTAATAAGTTAACTAATCATCTACATTTATTGGCTGATGATGATTTAGCTGATCGGGTTGATGAACTCCGTGAGCAATTAATTGATTCACAAACTGCGGTAAATTATGTTAGCAAAAATCAAAAAATAATTGCTGAGCTTGAACCTCTAGTTGCCGTATTGCAAAGCGATCCAGAGCAGAACGAAAGCTTACAGCAAAACTATAATGAAATTAAGCTTAAACAGCGCGAAATTAAACAGCAAGTATTTGCATTAACCGAAGTAATACAGCGCCGTGCGCATTTTAGCTATGCTGATTCAGTTGGTATGCTTGGTGAAAATTCTGATCTTAATGATAAGTTACGTAAACGCCTTGAAACCGTTGAAAAAGATCGCGTTGATGCACGCAATAAAATGCGTCAATATCAAGAGCAGTACAACCAATATAACCAAACGCTTGCATCGCTTAAAAGTGCATTTGATACCAAGCGAGATATGCTTAATGATTTGAAAAAAGAGATTGAGCAAATCGGCGTTAAAGCTGATGCGTTAACCGAAGAAAGGGCTCGTTTACGTCGTGATGAAATTCATCAAAAGGTCAATCAAAATCGGCAATTATGCTCGTCACTTGAAAAACAACTTGTGATGTGCGAAAACGAAATGACGCAATTGACTAAAAAATTGCGCCAAGTTGAAAAAGATTATCAAGCGCTTCGTGAGCAAGTTGTACAAGCTAAAGCTGGTTGGTGTATTGTATTGCGCCTAGTTAAAGATAATGGTGTTGAGCGCCGCCTACATCGCCGTGAACTTGCTTATTTAAGTGCTGATGAATTACGCTCAATGTCGGATAAAGCGCTAGGTTCATTAAGACTTGCTGTTGCTGATAACGAACATTTACGTGATGTACTGCGTATGTCGGAAGATCCAAAAAGGCCGGAACGTAAAATTCAGTTCTACATCGCGGTCTATGCGCACTTACGTGAGCGAATTAGACAAGACATTGTTAAAACCAATGATCCAATTGAAGCGATTGAGCAGATGGAAATTGAGTTATCACGATTAACCGAGGAACTCACATCGCGTGAACAGCAGCTTGCGATCAGCTCAAAAAGTGTCGCTAATATTATTCGCAAAACGATACAGCGTGAACAAAATCGCATTCGTATGCTTAACCAAGGCTTACAAGCTGTTGCCTTTGGACAAGTTCATGGGGTTCGTTTAAATGTTAATATTCGCGAGGCGCATGCGACATTACTAAGTGCATTAGCTGATCAACATGATGATCATCAAGATTTATTTAGTAATAATCGGATCACGTTCTCAGAAGCATTAGCTAAACTTTATCAACGCTTAAACCCTCAAATAGATATGGGACAGCGAACGGCGCAAACAATAGGTGAAGAGTTACTTGATTACCGTAATTACCTCGAGCTTGATGTTGAAGTGCACCGTGGCGCTGATGGTTGGTTACGTGCTGAAAGTGGCGCATTATCAACGGGTGAGGCAATTGGTACGGGGATGTCAATCTTACTTATGGTTATTCAAAGTTGGGAAGAGGAATCTAAACGATTACGCAGTAAAGATATTGTGCCTTGCCGTTTATTATTCTTAGATGAGGCCGCGCGTTTAGATGC